DNA from Variovorax sp. V213:
CGCCCGAGTATTCGCTCGGACTGGTGGCACTCTCGTTCCTCATCTCGTTCGCAGGTTCCCTGGTGGCGCTGATCTGTGCGGGGCGCATGGTTGGCGCCGACGGCAAACCCAATCTCGCGGTCGTGGCGTGCGCCGCGGTGGCGCTGGGGGGCATCGGTATCTGGTCGATGCATTTCATCGGCATGCTGGCGTACCGGCTGCCGGTGGGCATTTCGTACAACCTGCCGCTGACCGTGGTGTCGCTCGTGGCAGCCATCCTGATTTCGGGCATTGCGCTGTACCTGGCGGGCGGGCGGCGCAGATTCAGCAAGGCCGGCTGGCTGGCCGGCAGCCTGCTGGCCGGCGTGGGCGTCTGCGTGATGCACTACATGGGCATGTTTGCAATGAACATGCGCGCCTCGATGGACTTCGACCCCACCATCGTGGCGCTGTCGGTGGCCATCGCGATCACCGCGGCCGGTGCGGCCCTGTGGCTGGCCTTCAACCTGCGCCGGCTGAGCCACCAGATCGCCGCCGCCGCGGTGATGGGCGTCGCCGTCTGCACCATGCACTATGTGGGCATGAGCGCCGCCAGCATGATCTGCATCGCGGCCGCGCCCACCGATGCACTGGCCATCGGCGGCAACTACATGGGACTGACGGTGTTCGGCACGGCCGGCGCGGTGCTGATCTTCATCTACTGGGTGATCACGGGCTCCAGCCTGGACGCACCCGCTGCGCCACAGCGGGCCCGCACCAGCTAATTGGCGCAAGCCGGGCGCGCAACGGCGCCCTAGAGTCGGTGCAGAGCGAAAGCGTTCTGCACTGACTCCTCCATGCCCGCCATCGAATCCCGGCTCCACACGGCCAGCGAATCCTTCCAGGCCCACCGCGCCGGCATGCTCGCGCTGCTCGGGCAGGTGCGATCGCACGAGGCCCGCTCGGCGGCGGCCTCGAATGCCTCGGCCGAGCGCTTTGCCAGGCGCGGCCAGCTGCTGCCCCGCGAACGGCTCGCGCTGCTGCTCGACACCGGCGCGCCCTTTCTGCCGCTGGCCTCGCTTGCGGGCCTGGGCCACGACCACGAAGACCTCGGCAAGAGCGTGCCCGGCGGCGGCGTGATCGCCGGCATCGGCCGGGTTTCTGGCGTGCGCTGCATGGTCAGCGCGTCGGACTCGGGCATCGACGCCGGCGCGCTGCAGCCCATGGGCCTGGACAAGCAACTGCGCGTGCAGGAGATCGCGCTCGAGAACAAGCTGCCCTACGTCCAGCTGGTGGAAAGCGCGGGCGCCAATCTCATGCAATACCGCGTGCAGGACTTCGTGCGCGGCGGCGGCATCTTCCGCAACCTGGCGCGGCTTTCCGCCGCGGGCCTGCCGGTGGTGACCGTGACGCATGGCTCATCGACCGCGGGCGGCGCCTACCAGACCGGGCTTTCCGACTACATCGTGATGGTGCGGGATCGCACCCGCGCCTTCCTGGCGGGACCGCCGCTGCTCAAGGCGGCCACCGGCGAAATTGCCACCGAGGAGGAGCTGGGCGGCGCCGTGATGCACACCCACGTCTCGGGCCTTGGCGACTACCTGGCCGAGGACGACCGCGACGCGATCCGCATCGCGCGCTCGATCCTCGGCGGCATCGACTGGGCCCGCGACGAGGCGCCGCGCCGGTTCGCGCCGCCGCTGTACGAGGCCGAAGAACTGCTCGGCATCATGCCGGGCGATGGCCGGCGTCCGGTGGACATGCGCGAGGTCATCGCGCGCATTGCCGACGGCTCCGAGTTTCTCGAGTTCAGCGAGCACTACGGCAGCGCCACGGTGTGCGGGCACATGCGGCTCGAAGGCCACGCGGTGGGCATCGTCACCAACAACGGGCCCATCGACTCCGATGGCGCGACCAAGGCCACGCACTTCATCCAGGCCTGCTGCCAGTCGCGCACGCCCATCGTCTACCTGCAGAACATCACCGGCTACATGGTGGGCCGCGCGCACGAAGAGGCCGGCATCATCAAGCACGGCGCCAAGATGATCCAGGCCGTGACCAGCGCCACGGTGCCGCAGATCACGCTGCATTGCGGCGCCTCTTACGGCGCCGGCAACTACGGCATGTGCGGCCGCGGCTTTGCGCCGCGCTTCTGCTTTTCGTGGCCCAACGCGCGCACCGCGGTGATGGGTGGCGAGCAGGCGGCGCAGACCATGGCCATCGTGATGGAAGCAGGAATGTCTCGCAAGGGAACGCTCGACCGCGCGAAGATCGATGCCATGCAGCGGCAGATTGTCGAGCGCTTCGAGCGCCAGACCAGCGTGTTCACCACCAGCGCGCTGCTGCTCGACGACGGCGTGATCGATCCGCGCGACACGCGCGCGGTGCTGGCCGAAGTGCTCTCGGTCTGCCGCGATGCCGATGCGCGCGTGGCGCAGGCGATGCAGTTTTCGGTGGCGCGGCCATGAGCTTCAACAAGATACTTGTGGCCAACCGCGGCGAGATCGCCGTGCGCGTGATGCGCACCGCGCGCGCCATGGGCTACCGCACGGTGGCCGTGTATTCGAGCGCCGACGCCGATGCGGAGCACGTGCGGCAAGCCGACCAGGCCGTGTGGATCGGCGAGCCGCTGCCCGCGCAGAGCTACCTGAACATCCCCGCCATCGTCGAAGCCGCCCACGCCAGCGGCGCCGAAGCCGTGCACCCGGGCTACGGCTTCCTGGCTGAGAACGCGGAGTTCGCGCAGGCCTGCCTGGATGCGGGGCTGGTCTTCATCGGCCCCTCGCCCGAAGCCATTCGCGCCATGGGCGACAAGGCCGGCGCCAAGCGGCTGATGCAGGCGGCCGGCGTGCCGTGCATCCCTGGCTATCAAGGCAAAGACCAAGGCACGGCCACGCTCGCCGCAGAAGCTGCACGCATCGGCTGGCCGGTGATGATCAAGGCGACGGCCGGCGGCGGCGGACGCGGCATGCGGCTCGCGCCTTCGGCCGCGTCGTTTGCCGAACTGCTGCATAGCGCGCAGTCCGAGGCGCTCCATGCCTTCGGCGACGCAACCGTGATCCTGGAGCGCGCCATCGTTGCTCCACGGCACATCGAGATCCAAGTGTTCGCCGACCGGCACGGCAACGCCATTCACCTCGGCGAACGCGATTGTTCGGTGCAGCGGCGGCACCAGAAGGTGATCGAGGAGTCCCCCTCGCCGGCCGTTTCCCCGGTCTTGCGCGAACGCATGGGCGCAACGGCCGTGGCGGCGGCCAAGGCCATGGGCTATGAAGGTGCGGGCACGCTCGAATTCCTGCTCGATGCCGAGGGCCGGTACTGGTTCATGGAAATGAACACGCGGCTGCAGGTGGAACACCCGGTGACCGAAGCGGTGACGGGGCTCGACCTGGTCGAACTGCAACTGCGCGTGGCGGCCGGCGAACCGCTGCCCCTCGCTCAACAGGACGTGCGCATGAGCGGCCACGCGATCGAGGTTCGGCTCTGCGCCGAAGACCCGCAACAGGGCTTCATGCCGCAGAGCGGCACGCTCGCCGCATGGCGGCCTTCGCCGGCCCTTCGCGTCGAGCACGCGCTGCGTGACGGCGCCGCGGTGCCGCCCTTCTACGACTCGATGATCGCCAAGCTCGTGGCACACGGCCGCACGCGCGACGAAGCCAGGCAGCGGCTGATCGCAGGGCTGCAGGACACGGTGGCACTGGGTATCGCAACCAACCAGCAGCTCTTGCAGCATGCGCTGTCGCACCCTGTGTTTGCCGACGGCACTGCAACGACGGCGTTCATTGCCGAGCATGCCGATGCATTGCTCGCGCCCG
Protein-coding regions in this window:
- a CDS encoding acetyl-CoA carboxylase biotin carboxylase subunit — encoded protein: MSFNKILVANRGEIAVRVMRTARAMGYRTVAVYSSADADAEHVRQADQAVWIGEPLPAQSYLNIPAIVEAAHASGAEAVHPGYGFLAENAEFAQACLDAGLVFIGPSPEAIRAMGDKAGAKRLMQAAGVPCIPGYQGKDQGTATLAAEAARIGWPVMIKATAGGGGRGMRLAPSAASFAELLHSAQSEALHAFGDATVILERAIVAPRHIEIQVFADRHGNAIHLGERDCSVQRRHQKVIEESPSPAVSPVLRERMGATAVAAAKAMGYEGAGTLEFLLDAEGRYWFMEMNTRLQVEHPVTEAVTGLDLVELQLRVAAGEPLPLAQQDVRMSGHAIEVRLCAEDPQQGFMPQSGTLAAWRPSPALRVEHALRDGAAVPPFYDSMIAKLVAHGRTRDEARQRLIAGLQDTVALGIATNQQLLQHALSHPVFADGTATTAFIAEHADALLAPDAATEGRAVWLAALLIQLGERGWPSPLAHTLPNALRFSLNGEVHAVRVTPRGSGRFDVALDAAPPAHIVLLSLPGNGSVRFSCGSVSEQALAVRVSADRSWFHFRGQAFELQDLTHVAVPRAGAAAGDGLLRASMNGRVIALLVAEGDAVAAGQPLVTLEAMKMEHVHCAPRAGRVAALHVAVGAQVAARHVVAEIADA
- a CDS encoding acyl-CoA carboxylase subunit beta; amino-acid sequence: MPAIESRLHTASESFQAHRAGMLALLGQVRSHEARSAAASNASAERFARRGQLLPRERLALLLDTGAPFLPLASLAGLGHDHEDLGKSVPGGGVIAGIGRVSGVRCMVSASDSGIDAGALQPMGLDKQLRVQEIALENKLPYVQLVESAGANLMQYRVQDFVRGGGIFRNLARLSAAGLPVVTVTHGSSTAGGAYQTGLSDYIVMVRDRTRAFLAGPPLLKAATGEIATEEELGGAVMHTHVSGLGDYLAEDDRDAIRIARSILGGIDWARDEAPRRFAPPLYEAEELLGIMPGDGRRPVDMREVIARIADGSEFLEFSEHYGSATVCGHMRLEGHAVGIVTNNGPIDSDGATKATHFIQACCQSRTPIVYLQNITGYMVGRAHEEAGIIKHGAKMIQAVTSATVPQITLHCGASYGAGNYGMCGRGFAPRFCFSWPNARTAVMGGEQAAQTMAIVMEAGMSRKGTLDRAKIDAMQRQIVERFERQTSVFTTSALLLDDGVIDPRDTRAVLAEVLSVCRDADARVAQAMQFSVARP
- a CDS encoding MHYT domain-containing protein, giving the protein MTPLVVGQLLSPEYSLGLVALSFLISFAGSLVALICAGRMVGADGKPNLAVVACAAVALGGIGIWSMHFIGMLAYRLPVGISYNLPLTVVSLVAAILISGIALYLAGGRRRFSKAGWLAGSLLAGVGVCVMHYMGMFAMNMRASMDFDPTIVALSVAIAITAAGAALWLAFNLRRLSHQIAAAAVMGVAVCTMHYVGMSAASMICIAAAPTDALAIGGNYMGLTVFGTAGAVLIFIYWVITGSSLDAPAAPQRARTS